The Thalassoroseus pseudoceratinae genome has a segment encoding these proteins:
- a CDS encoding DUF423 domain-containing protein: MTWSALGAVLAGLAVVTGAFAAHGLDGVLQRKYDGQSKTVLGREIPAAEKYLGDFKTAAHYQMVHALALLFVGLLSATKTSTSLQIAGWSFLVGIVVFSGSLYLLVVAGPRWLGVPWGAITPIGGVAFLVGWAALFFATLAKSPAGS, translated from the coding sequence ATGACGTGGTCGGCTCTTGGAGCAGTGTTGGCGGGACTCGCGGTCGTCACCGGAGCATTTGCCGCTCACGGTTTGGATGGCGTTTTGCAACGAAAGTATGACGGGCAGTCGAAAACCGTTCTCGGTCGGGAAATTCCCGCTGCGGAAAAATATCTGGGCGACTTCAAAACGGCCGCCCATTACCAAATGGTCCACGCTCTCGCTCTCCTATTTGTCGGGTTGCTGTCCGCGACGAAAACATCTACCAGCTTGCAGATCGCCGGTTGGAGTTTTCTCGTCGGCATCGTCGTCTTCAGTGGCAGCCTTTATCTGCTGGTGGTCGCTGGCCCACGATGGCTGGGAGTTCCTTGGGGTGCGATTACACCGATCGGGGGCGTCGCGTTCTTGGTCGGCTGGGCCGCCCTGTTCTTCGCGACTCTGGCAAAGTCTCCCGCAGGCAGTTGA
- a CDS encoding leucine-rich repeat domain-containing protein translates to MNRVVSACLMMALIGCFWGCQSDESAQLAAELEKTQLELKQVQTANEELQQEVEFNKEKAKKLLSEKNELANNLDQRTQSAQKAAQEQIEEARKGVVKAIESFGGSVVIQNGNVTRVDFSKSFATKNDLVLLSALPYVERLYLSGPNYDNESISRLEPLSRLVVLDLSDTTVGDEALAKLASMESMQGLKALYLRRTNVTGDGLKHLKKLPALRDLDLRYTNVDDAGIKHLSEMPQITNLKLEQTQITEAAVDDLAKLKNLAELNLNKQYFGNAIMPKLATLPKLKALYLGSTNIDDAGLEPLKDVKSLQRLELWNDFVTGDGLAHLKGLSEMRHLNLRQTLPDDEAMKHLLGMKKLEVLDLSEVTTVTDAGIKNLEPLKSLRNLDLWQTAITDEATKSLATLGNLRKLSLEATPVTDAGVKNLTTLKNLEHLNLAKTQLSDDVFSTLAEFPKLKEVILTFAGVSDDAVEAFKKDHPNVKFIEQAR, encoded by the coding sequence ATGAATCGCGTTGTGTCCGCGTGCCTGATGATGGCACTCATTGGCTGCTTCTGGGGATGCCAGTCCGACGAATCGGCCCAACTTGCGGCTGAACTCGAGAAAACTCAGCTCGAACTCAAACAAGTTCAAACCGCGAACGAGGAACTCCAACAAGAAGTTGAGTTCAACAAAGAGAAGGCCAAGAAACTTCTCTCGGAAAAGAACGAGCTTGCGAACAATCTTGATCAACGTACGCAGTCGGCCCAGAAAGCCGCTCAGGAACAGATTGAAGAAGCTCGCAAGGGTGTCGTGAAGGCGATTGAGTCGTTTGGTGGAAGCGTGGTCATCCAGAATGGGAACGTCACCCGAGTCGATTTCAGCAAGAGCTTCGCAACTAAAAACGATCTCGTGTTGTTATCCGCGTTGCCATACGTTGAACGACTCTACCTCTCTGGCCCAAACTACGACAATGAGAGCATTTCCCGATTGGAACCGCTCAGCCGTCTAGTCGTGCTTGATCTAAGCGACACCACCGTCGGTGACGAGGCTCTCGCGAAGCTAGCCAGCATGGAAAGTATGCAGGGGCTAAAAGCGTTGTACCTTCGACGGACCAACGTCACCGGAGATGGTCTCAAACACCTGAAAAAGCTGCCGGCACTTCGAGATCTTGATCTCCGTTACACCAACGTCGACGACGCCGGGATCAAGCATCTGAGTGAAATGCCACAGATTACGAACTTGAAATTGGAACAAACCCAGATCACAGAAGCTGCGGTTGACGACTTGGCTAAACTCAAGAACTTGGCCGAGTTGAACTTGAACAAGCAATACTTCGGCAACGCGATCATGCCGAAACTTGCGACGTTGCCGAAACTCAAAGCCTTGTATCTGGGTTCGACAAACATCGACGATGCAGGCTTGGAGCCACTCAAGGATGTCAAATCGCTGCAACGACTCGAACTGTGGAACGACTTCGTCACCGGAGACGGTTTGGCTCACCTCAAGGGCCTGAGCGAAATGCGGCATTTGAATCTTCGGCAAACACTGCCAGACGATGAAGCCATGAAACATCTGCTCGGCATGAAGAAACTGGAAGTGTTGGATTTGAGCGAAGTCACAACAGTGACCGATGCCGGCATTAAGAATCTGGAACCATTGAAATCACTACGGAATCTCGATTTGTGGCAGACGGCGATTACCGATGAGGCCACAAAATCACTGGCGACGTTGGGCAACCTCAGAAAACTCAGTTTGGAAGCAACGCCAGTCACCGACGCAGGCGTCAAAAACTTGACCACGCTGAAAAACCTAGAACACCTCAATTTGGCGAAAACTCAACTTTCCGACGATGTGTTCAGCACACTCGCCGAGTTCCCCAAACTCAAAGAGGTCATCTTGACTTTCGCGGGTGTCTCGGACGATGCGGTTGAGGCGTTCAAGAAGGATCATCCAAACGTCAAATTCATTGAACAAGCACGATGA
- a CDS encoding NfeD family protein — protein sequence MDSTALTALALFGLAAVFVLLEMLFGTDGSLLILAGVSGIGGFVFMLRSTWLPREIAWWAYPALAVGGIILASIVAVYLFPHSAIGENLLGEPEPGDVTPFAPDDGERLQYIGRRGKTLTVMNPGGLVLLDGKREHAETEGVVIEPGETIEVIELRGQRFVVRSVRDTASATPPPTLDETQNRTV from the coding sequence ATGGACTCCACCGCTCTCACAGCATTGGCATTGTTCGGCTTGGCAGCCGTCTTCGTGCTGCTGGAGATGCTCTTCGGCACCGATGGCTCACTGCTGATTCTCGCAGGAGTATCGGGCATCGGCGGATTCGTCTTCATGCTGCGATCGACTTGGCTTCCACGTGAAATTGCATGGTGGGCCTATCCTGCCCTCGCGGTCGGCGGGATCATTTTGGCCTCGATTGTCGCCGTGTATTTGTTTCCCCATTCGGCGATTGGCGAAAATCTGCTCGGTGAACCAGAGCCAGGCGACGTCACTCCATTTGCCCCCGATGACGGTGAGCGCCTACAATATATCGGGCGTCGCGGAAAAACGCTGACAGTGATGAACCCCGGCGGTTTGGTGCTGTTGGATGGCAAACGCGAACACGCCGAAACGGAGGGTGTCGTGATCGAACCCGGTGAGACAATCGAGGTCATCGAACTTCGGGGCCAGCGGTTCGTGGTCCGATCGGTGCGAGATACCGCATCCGCCACACCGCCACCAACTTTGGATGAAACTCAAAACAGAACAGTGTGA
- the floA gene encoding flotillin-like protein FloA (flotillin-like protein involved in membrane lipid rafts), whose translation MLPDFNDLSTPIVVVACFILLGVVVFLAVFARYFTLWIQAKMTRANIGFADLVMMSFRKVNAAVIVRAKIMAVQSGVMNERRISTRELEAHYLAGGNVPNVIRALIAAHKAKIDLDWQSAQAIDLAGRDLLEAVRTSVYPKVIDCPDPRKKAGTLDAVAGDGIQLKARARVTVRTNIKQLVGGATEETIVARVGQGIVQAIGSTDSYTTVLENPDNISRIVLNQGLEAHTAYEIVSIDIADIDVGENIGAKLSADQAEADMRVAQAKAEQRRADAMAREQEMTASVQANRAQVVLAEAEVPKATAEAFQQRRLGLMDYYELKNVQADTKMRTSIAGTGEESSLSQRD comes from the coding sequence GTGCTCCCAGATTTTAACGATTTAAGCACTCCCATCGTTGTCGTCGCCTGCTTTATCTTGCTTGGTGTCGTCGTATTCTTGGCGGTCTTTGCCCGCTATTTCACCTTGTGGATTCAAGCCAAGATGACACGGGCGAACATTGGATTCGCCGACTTGGTGATGATGTCATTTCGGAAAGTGAATGCCGCCGTGATCGTCCGGGCCAAAATCATGGCAGTTCAGTCCGGCGTGATGAACGAGCGACGCATCAGCACACGGGAGTTGGAAGCGCACTATCTCGCGGGCGGCAACGTGCCCAACGTGATTCGTGCCCTCATCGCTGCTCACAAAGCGAAGATCGATCTCGATTGGCAATCCGCACAAGCCATCGACCTTGCTGGGCGTGACCTGCTTGAAGCCGTCCGCACCAGTGTTTATCCGAAGGTGATCGACTGCCCTGACCCACGGAAAAAAGCGGGCACGCTGGACGCTGTCGCGGGCGATGGGATTCAACTCAAAGCCCGCGCCCGTGTAACCGTGCGGACCAACATCAAACAGCTCGTGGGTGGTGCGACGGAAGAGACGATTGTCGCACGTGTCGGGCAGGGGATTGTGCAAGCCATCGGCTCGACCGATTCCTACACCACTGTGCTGGAAAACCCCGACAACATCTCGCGGATCGTGCTGAACCAAGGTCTGGAAGCGCACACAGCTTACGAAATTGTCTCGATTGACATTGCCGATATCGACGTCGGTGAAAACATCGGGGCGAAGCTCTCCGCAGACCAAGCGGAAGCCGACATGCGAGTGGCCCAAGCCAAGGCAGAACAACGACGTGCGGATGCGATGGCTCGGGAACAGGAAATGACGGCGAGTGTCCAAGCCAACCGTGCCCAAGTTGTGCTCGCAGAAGCGGAAGTTCCAAAGGCAACCGCGGAAGCTTTCCAGCAACGGCGATTGGGTCTCATGGACTATTACGAACTCAAGAATGTTCAGGCCGACACCAAAATGCGAACGTCGATCGCTGGGACCGGCGAGGAATCAAGTCTGTCGCAACGCGACTGA
- the argH gene encoding argininosuccinate lyase — translation MKLWSGRFAQETDPRVESFTESISFDVRLARHDVRGSQAHATMLAKVGLLTEQERDQIVNELNAILARIENGDLELSPSLEDVHMHIESALIEKLGDVGRKLHTGRSRNDQVATDMKLFTREAIEHIDRLLQDAQCALVDRTERDVDVILPGYTHLQRAMPVMAGHYWLAYCEKFQRDRDRLSDCLRRVNVSPLGCAALAGTSLPIDRDYTTELLGFSEPAANSLDVSSDRDYQIEFVSALALIATHLSGWAEEWILWFSTEFGFLKLPDAYTTGSSIMPQKRNPDVLELIRGKSARVMASVSQLLLLVKNLPMAYNRDLQEDKLALFDAYDTIAACLELVPDIISGAELQVDRIRERLDEGFLDATALMEYLIKRGVPMRSGHGIVGRLVAECEQRGCRLSDLTLAEFQAASDRVDETVFDVLGPDNAVAALQSYGSGGRAAVAEQTQRWKQQLSES, via the coding sequence ATGAAACTCTGGAGCGGACGCTTCGCACAGGAAACCGACCCGCGTGTGGAATCGTTCACGGAGTCCATTAGCTTCGACGTGCGATTGGCTCGTCACGATGTGCGTGGCTCCCAAGCCCATGCCACAATGCTGGCGAAAGTCGGCTTGCTGACCGAGCAGGAACGTGACCAGATCGTCAACGAACTGAATGCGATTCTTGCTCGGATCGAGAACGGCGATTTGGAGCTTTCCCCGTCGCTCGAAGACGTCCATATGCACATCGAGTCGGCGTTGATCGAAAAGTTGGGTGACGTCGGGCGAAAGCTGCACACCGGACGCAGCCGGAACGACCAAGTCGCCACCGACATGAAACTTTTCACGCGTGAAGCGATCGAACACATTGATCGTTTGCTGCAAGATGCGCAATGCGCTCTTGTAGACCGCACGGAACGAGACGTTGATGTCATTCTTCCTGGTTACACGCACCTCCAGCGTGCGATGCCGGTGATGGCGGGACACTATTGGTTGGCGTATTGCGAGAAGTTTCAACGCGACCGAGATCGCCTCAGCGATTGCTTAAGACGAGTCAATGTCAGTCCGCTTGGTTGTGCGGCACTGGCCGGAACAAGTTTGCCAATCGATCGGGACTATACAACCGAACTGCTCGGGTTCTCTGAACCGGCGGCAAACAGCTTGGATGTTTCAAGTGATCGCGACTATCAAATTGAGTTCGTGTCGGCACTCGCGTTGATCGCAACGCATTTGAGTGGATGGGCCGAAGAGTGGATTCTGTGGTTCAGCACGGAGTTCGGTTTCCTCAAACTTCCCGACGCCTACACCACCGGTTCGTCCATCATGCCGCAAAAGCGAAACCCGGATGTGCTCGAACTCATCCGTGGGAAGTCGGCCCGTGTGATGGCGAGCGTGTCGCAATTGCTATTGTTGGTCAAGAACCTTCCGATGGCATACAACCGTGACCTGCAAGAAGACAAGCTTGCGTTGTTCGACGCATACGACACCATCGCCGCCTGTTTGGAACTTGTCCCGGATATTATCTCCGGTGCCGAATTGCAAGTCGATCGCATTCGTGAGCGGCTCGATGAAGGCTTCCTCGATGCAACGGCGTTGATGGAATACCTCATCAAACGGGGTGTGCCGATGCGTTCCGGGCATGGAATTGTTGGTCGGTTGGTTGCGGAATGCGAGCAGCGTGGTTGTCGGCTTTCCGATCTCACATTGGCCGAATTTCAAGCCGCTTCCGACCGCGTCGACGAAACCGTTTTCGATGTGCTCGGTCCGGACAACGCCGTTGCCGCTCTCCAGAGTTACGGTTCGGGAGGACGGGCGGCCGTCGCCGAACAGACACAACGCTGGAAGCAACAGCTCAGCGAGTCATAA
- a CDS encoding NfeD family protein, which yields MDYQTLIIFLLFAIGLALIVAEIFIPSGGFIAILSILSFVASVVYAHRVWWESNRDAFWIFCGSTLALIPATVVGTLWLLSRTRLGNGVLLEGPSSEEVDPYAADADERAKLIGQIGQSVTLMTPGGLVSVNGERYHAVTQDGMLDPGQPVVVVAIQGNRMFVRRHQPEYGESIDQDTSSTKTTANDKTVNGHKAATNEDTTADTDRRPSEHSLDFEIPET from the coding sequence ATGGATTATCAGACGCTGATCATCTTCTTGCTTTTCGCCATTGGCTTGGCGTTGATCGTCGCGGAAATCTTCATTCCGTCCGGCGGCTTCATCGCCATTTTGTCGATCCTGAGCTTTGTCGCGTCCGTCGTCTACGCTCATCGTGTTTGGTGGGAGAGCAATCGCGATGCGTTTTGGATATTCTGCGGATCGACGTTGGCTCTGATACCAGCCACCGTTGTCGGGACACTTTGGCTGCTCTCGCGAACTCGGCTGGGGAACGGCGTACTATTGGAAGGTCCCAGTAGCGAAGAAGTCGACCCGTATGCCGCCGACGCCGACGAACGAGCGAAACTCATCGGTCAGATCGGTCAATCCGTGACTCTCATGACACCGGGTGGGCTGGTCTCGGTGAACGGCGAGCGATACCATGCGGTCACTCAGGACGGAATGCTTGACCCTGGTCAACCGGTCGTTGTCGTCGCGATTCAAGGAAATCGTATGTTTGTGCGACGACATCAGCCAGAATATGGGGAATCAATCGACCAAGATACCAGTTCCACAAAAACGACCGCGAACGATAAAACCGTGAACGGTCATAAGGCTGCGACGAACGAAGATACAACTGCAGATACTGACCGTCGCCCTTCGGAACACTCGCTCGATTTCGAGATTCCAGAAACTTAG
- a CDS encoding DJ-1/PfpI family protein, producing MADTKRILVLAGDFVEDYEIMVPVQALQMCGFQVDVVCPDKSAGETIRTAIHDFEGDQTYTEKPGHNFTLNASFADVDSANYVGLVVPGGRAPEYIRLNERVLEIVREFATEQKPIAAVCHGLQVLSAAGVLKDRSCTAYPACRPEVTSGGGQFVEVEIDASHIDANLVTAPAWPAHPNWLRDFLKVLGAKIEI from the coding sequence ATGGCTGACACAAAACGAATTTTGGTTCTCGCGGGTGATTTCGTCGAGGACTACGAAATAATGGTGCCGGTACAGGCTCTACAAATGTGCGGATTCCAGGTGGACGTTGTCTGCCCGGATAAATCCGCCGGAGAAACCATCCGCACCGCCATCCACGATTTTGAGGGCGATCAAACCTACACGGAAAAACCAGGGCATAACTTCACCCTGAACGCTTCCTTCGCAGATGTGGATTCTGCGAACTATGTTGGCTTGGTCGTTCCGGGCGGTCGAGCGCCGGAGTACATTCGGTTGAACGAACGCGTCTTAGAGATCGTGCGTGAGTTCGCCACCGAACAGAAGCCAATCGCCGCCGTTTGTCACGGTTTGCAAGTCTTGTCTGCCGCAGGGGTTCTGAAAGATCGATCCTGCACCGCTTATCCGGCGTGCCGACCGGAAGTGACTAGTGGAGGCGGGCAATTCGTAGAGGTCGAGATCGATGCGTCGCATATCGACGCGAACTTGGTGACCGCTCCCGCTTGGCCCGCTCACCCAAATTGGTTGCGTGACTTCTTGAAAGTGCTCGGTGCGAAAATCGAAATCTGA
- a CDS encoding HEAT repeat domain-containing protein: MNVIGIRKLDQWSRRGRLTCWATLLLVTFVAHPTRAEITVELDDATRAKCVNVLRTGLRSAEFWPSIHAAEALTLGGHGAEVVAFLEPMLQQPFDDQKRCGIARELVRAGQRQHAKIMLDILTGEESFGHTHAAESLYKVGELGDGEAMWLRFQQDNDQRLKLMAAAALGKSGDAAALEYVRAMLTHGNPELARTAAWIIGRIGNVTDIKRLQTAQDKMPDEFSRCYFEHSRANLGDAEAQAALVQNLDSDDPAIRTYAATFAGEARIADAVPKLIAMLDDETLDVRVRAAQSLLVLAQEPTDSTSLTVLPNATESVYDALTQQAKKKFAERRQAFESLGTDADYRVWQDTRREFFVEQLGGFPERTLLNAQVTGKLDGADIGNDDIRVEKILFESRPNHHVTAVLYLPKTGDAPYPAVLIACGHSKTGKGAEYNQRLGILLAKNGMAAMCYDPIGQGERSQVAEEDGHPANLSSVTEHFLSGVGAILTGTNTAQYRIWDGMRSLDYLASRDDIDATRLGCTGCSGGGTLTSYLMALDDRILCAAPACYITTLEGLIETLGPQDSEQNIYGQIEFGMEQTDYVLMRAPKPTLICSTTDDYFGIEGAWDTFRQAKRFYGRLGRPERVNLVETAGKHGITQTGRETIVRWMKRWLADVDEDVADPGFNVWPVEALHCTPKGEVLLLDGERTVFDLNEDLAKQDRTSREEFDNKPPESARATIRKIAGVRRIEQLPTPKTRTLGLGKHGEIEFRRLTMEVGDGVTLPILRLVPSKPNGRRVLLLGVEKQSAKIERLKTEAEDGTEVWAVDLRGIGELRTKSAKDLYGDWKAFFMAYLLGEAFVGQQTEDVLQCLRVMQQGLPAESKVEIVVDGHARVAALHTAALEPNMCRLQPFREPLPSWTEILDQPQLPGQLATTIHGVLEYYDLDDLKRLAGLKPHAK; the protein is encoded by the coding sequence ATGAACGTCATTGGAATCCGCAAGTTAGATCAATGGAGTCGACGAGGACGCCTCACGTGCTGGGCAACGTTGTTGCTCGTGACGTTTGTTGCCCACCCCACGCGTGCTGAGATCACCGTCGAACTGGATGACGCCACTCGAGCCAAATGCGTGAACGTGCTTCGGACTGGTTTGCGGTCGGCGGAATTCTGGCCGTCAATCCATGCGGCAGAGGCCTTGACGCTTGGCGGTCATGGAGCAGAAGTTGTCGCGTTCTTGGAACCGATGTTGCAACAACCATTCGACGACCAAAAACGCTGCGGCATCGCTCGGGAATTGGTGAGAGCCGGCCAGCGTCAACATGCGAAAATCATGCTCGATATTCTCACCGGTGAGGAATCGTTCGGTCACACGCACGCGGCCGAAAGTCTTTACAAAGTCGGTGAGCTCGGTGACGGTGAAGCCATGTGGCTCCGCTTTCAACAAGACAACGACCAGCGTCTAAAACTCATGGCCGCGGCCGCTTTGGGAAAGTCTGGCGACGCAGCGGCTTTGGAGTATGTGCGGGCGATGCTTACCCACGGGAATCCGGAACTCGCCCGAACGGCGGCTTGGATCATCGGACGTATCGGCAACGTAACTGACATCAAACGGCTTCAAACCGCTCAGGACAAGATGCCGGACGAATTCAGCCGATGCTATTTTGAACACTCACGGGCCAACCTCGGTGACGCCGAAGCGCAAGCCGCGTTGGTCCAAAACCTTGATTCCGACGACCCCGCCATTCGCACCTACGCGGCAACATTCGCCGGCGAGGCTCGCATTGCCGATGCCGTCCCCAAACTTATTGCTATGTTGGACGATGAAACTTTGGATGTCCGAGTCCGCGCGGCTCAATCGCTGTTGGTCTTGGCTCAAGAACCAACAGATTCTACAAGCCTCACCGTGCTGCCCAACGCGACGGAATCGGTTTACGACGCGTTGACTCAACAAGCAAAGAAGAAATTTGCCGAGCGTCGACAAGCATTTGAATCATTGGGAACTGATGCCGACTATCGTGTATGGCAGGACACACGACGAGAGTTCTTCGTGGAGCAACTCGGCGGGTTTCCCGAAAGAACACTGCTGAACGCCCAGGTGACGGGTAAACTCGATGGAGCCGACATCGGCAACGACGACATTCGCGTCGAGAAGATCCTATTCGAGAGCCGACCGAATCATCACGTCACAGCGGTTTTGTACTTACCGAAGACCGGCGACGCTCCGTATCCGGCGGTTTTGATCGCGTGTGGCCATTCCAAAACCGGGAAAGGTGCGGAGTACAATCAGCGACTCGGTATTCTGCTGGCGAAGAACGGTATGGCGGCGATGTGTTACGATCCCATCGGCCAGGGCGAACGGTCGCAGGTTGCCGAGGAGGATGGACACCCCGCGAACCTGTCCTCCGTCACGGAGCACTTCCTCAGCGGCGTTGGTGCAATTCTGACGGGAACAAACACGGCCCAATATCGGATTTGGGACGGAATGCGGTCGTTAGATTACTTGGCGAGTCGAGACGACATCGACGCGACGCGACTCGGTTGCACCGGTTGCTCAGGCGGCGGGACTCTCACCAGTTATCTGATGGCCTTGGATGACCGTATTCTGTGTGCCGCTCCGGCCTGCTACATCACGACGCTGGAAGGCCTGATCGAAACTCTCGGTCCGCAAGATTCCGAACAAAATATCTATGGGCAAATCGAATTTGGCATGGAGCAAACTGACTATGTTCTCATGCGGGCTCCAAAACCAACACTCATTTGCAGCACGACGGATGACTATTTCGGCATCGAAGGTGCGTGGGACACGTTCCGTCAGGCGAAGCGATTCTACGGGAGACTTGGACGACCGGAACGTGTCAACCTTGTCGAAACCGCTGGCAAACACGGGATCACACAAACTGGTCGCGAAACCATCGTCCGCTGGATGAAACGATGGCTGGCCGATGTCGACGAAGACGTGGCTGATCCTGGTTTCAATGTCTGGCCGGTCGAGGCACTGCATTGCACACCCAAAGGCGAGGTCTTGTTACTCGACGGCGAGCGAACCGTCTTCGATCTCAATGAAGATCTGGCCAAACAAGATCGCACGTCGCGAGAAGAATTTGACAACAAGCCCCCGGAATCCGCGCGAGCTACCATTCGCAAAATTGCGGGTGTCCGCCGGATCGAACAACTCCCAACCCCCAAAACGAGAACGCTTGGGCTCGGGAAGCATGGAGAGATTGAATTTCGTCGGCTGACGATGGAAGTCGGTGACGGCGTGACGTTGCCAATCCTACGGCTTGTTCCATCGAAACCGAACGGTCGCCGAGTTCTGCTGCTGGGCGTCGAGAAACAATCCGCCAAGATTGAGCGGCTGAAGACCGAAGCCGAAGACGGCACGGAAGTCTGGGCCGTGGATCTGCGGGGAATCGGGGAACTCCGAACGAAGTCTGCCAAAGACTTGTACGGCGATTGGAAAGCGTTCTTCATGGCCTACTTGTTGGGCGAAGCTTTCGTCGGGCAACAAACCGAAGACGTGTTGCAGTGTCTCCGCGTGATGCAACAGGGATTACCTGCGGAATCCAAAGTTGAAATCGTCGTCGACGGACACGCTCGTGTCGCTGCGTTACATACTGCGGCACTCGAACCAAATATGTGCCGCCTCCAACCGTTCCGAGAACCATTGCCGTCGTGGACGGAAATTCTCGATCAACCGCAACTTCCGGGTCAACTCGCCACGACGATTCACGGCGTGCTTGAATACTACGATCTCGATGATCTCAAGCGTCTGGCAGGTCTCAAGCCGCACGCAAAGTGA
- a CDS encoding sugar phosphate isomerase/epimerase family protein, with protein sequence MSSQSDHLRPEDVVADPDAFYSNFREQTRLTPIAFCLEEDVSAETLTALSRLAKQMRVTQITVPSSEMGTPFNMEVDRLREFVSITNRDSVRLSIKTKTGHLTEDPHTAVELCQAAKGLGITLDPSYYICGPSRGQTYDQVFPYVYHTHLRDTSPEQVQVQIGLGEVDYNRLVSLLERQPYSIALSVELLPEQLEGSDRMLEMRKLRRLLETLL encoded by the coding sequence ATGAGTTCGCAGAGTGACCATCTGCGTCCGGAGGATGTAGTTGCGGACCCGGACGCGTTTTATTCCAATTTTCGAGAACAGACCCGGCTGACGCCGATTGCGTTCTGTCTCGAAGAGGATGTTTCCGCCGAAACGTTGACGGCTCTGTCCCGACTCGCCAAACAGATGCGGGTGACCCAAATCACCGTGCCGTCATCGGAAATGGGAACCCCCTTCAACATGGAAGTTGATCGGTTGCGGGAGTTCGTGAGTATCACGAACCGTGACTCCGTGCGACTCTCGATTAAAACCAAGACCGGCCATCTAACCGAAGACCCACACACGGCGGTTGAGCTGTGTCAGGCCGCGAAGGGTCTGGGCATTACCCTCGACCCCAGCTATTACATTTGTGGCCCGAGTCGTGGCCAAACTTACGACCAGGTCTTCCCTTACGTTTATCATACCCATCTTCGCGACACATCGCCGGAGCAAGTCCAGGTGCAAATCGGATTGGGCGAAGTCGATTATAATCGGCTGGTTTCCCTCCTCGAACGCCAGCCGTATTCGATTGCATTATCCGTGGAATTGCTGCCAGAACAGTTGGAAGGATCGGATCGAATGCTGGAGATGCGAAAGTTGCGTCGCCTGCTGGAAACGCTTCTCTAA